The Anabaena sp. WA102 genome contains a region encoding:
- a CDS encoding helix-turn-helix domain-containing protein: protein MDNKTQIVVKDILHEEEYEQAISRLNDLLDEIGTNEQHPLYHLLDTLGTIIEAYEIEHYPIANCHGNDVLAYLMEEHKLTLSDLPEIGSSESGNR, encoded by the coding sequence ATGGATAACAAAACGCAAATAGTTGTTAAAGATATTCTGCATGAAGAAGAATATGAACAAGCAATTTCAAGATTAAATGATTTACTTGATGAAATTGGTACTAATGAACAACATCCTCTTTATCATTTATTAGATACATTAGGAACAATAATTGAGGCTTATGAAATAGAACATTATCCCATTGCTAATTGTCACGGAAATGATGTATTAGCTTATTTAATGGAAGAACACAAACTGACTTTATCAGATTTACCTGAAATTGGTTCATCCGAATCGGGAAACCGTTGA
- a CDS encoding DUF29 domain-containing protein → MTRTPIAVSLYEQDYLLWIEDIVHKLRNRDIEGLDIDNLIEEIEDLGRSDKRELENRLAELLEHILKRNYVHIPDCYRGWVESIIKQRIGIRKLLKNSPSLKPYFSQVFDEAYADALKIVRNGYPQCEFPDTWPFSCDIEAMLNVDFWE, encoded by the coding sequence ATGACACGGACACCGATTGCAGTATCTTTATATGAGCAAGACTATTTACTCTGGATTGAAGATATTGTCCACAAATTACGGAATAGAGATATAGAAGGACTAGATATTGATAATTTGATAGAGGAGATAGAGGACTTGGGTCGCTCAGATAAACGTGAACTTGAAAATCGGTTAGCAGAACTTTTAGAACATATTCTCAAGCGGAATTATGTGCATATCCCTGATTGTTATCGTGGGTGGGTAGAATCAATCATTAAACAAAGGATTGGAATCAGAAAGTTACTCAAAAATTCACCTAGTCTCAAACCTTATTTTAGCCAAGTATTTGATGAAGCTTATGCAGATGCTCTGAAAATTGTCCGCAATGGTTATCCACAGTGTGAGTTTCCTGATACGTGGCCGTTTAGTTGTGATATTGAAGCAATGTTAAATGTGGACTTTTGGGAATAA
- a CDS encoding iron-containing alcohol dehydrogenase family protein encodes MPNQHSTETLSTQTTSSFFSLSVSPGKVIRGAGVLSTVAAEVANFGSRPLIIAGNQTLNLSQESLQPLFQSPELHPLSVSYGADCCEASLKALRKAAKEHKADMIIGIGGGKALDTAKLVAHQLTLPIVTIPTSGSTCAAWTALSNVYSETGAFLYDVALSRCPDLLILDYNLVQTAPPSTLIAGIGDAIAKWYEASVSSGHLQQTLIIAAVQQARVLRDILLQKSAAALQSPGSKIWQEVVDATVLLAGVIGGLGGAQCRTVAAHAVHNGLTHISGHGSIHGEKVAYGILVQLRLEEMIQGNQLAASARQQLLKFYAEIGLPQKLADLGLGNITLGELQTAAEISLEPNSDIHRLPFNVALEQLMAAMVSTTAPIDINRVSTRGISDEVKE; translated from the coding sequence ATGCCTAATCAACATTCTACTGAAACTTTGTCCACTCAAACGACTAGTTCATTTTTCAGCCTTTCTGTTTCCCCTGGGAAAGTAATTCGCGGTGCGGGAGTTTTGTCAACCGTTGCGGCTGAAGTCGCTAATTTCGGGAGTCGTCCGTTAATTATTGCCGGCAACCAAACTCTTAATCTGAGTCAAGAGAGTTTACAACCTCTTTTCCAATCTCCAGAATTACATCCTTTGTCAGTTTCCTATGGTGCTGATTGTTGTGAAGCTAGTTTGAAGGCTTTACGCAAAGCCGCCAAGGAACATAAGGCTGATATGATTATCGGGATTGGTGGTGGTAAAGCCCTAGATACGGCTAAATTAGTCGCCCACCAATTGACATTACCAATTGTCACAATTCCCACTTCTGGGTCTACCTGTGCGGCTTGGACTGCCCTTTCTAATGTCTATTCAGAAACGGGAGCGTTTTTGTATGATGTGGCTTTATCTCGCTGTCCTGATTTGCTGATTTTGGATTATAATTTAGTTCAGACTGCACCTCCAAGCACATTAATAGCAGGAATTGGGGATGCGATCGCTAAATGGTATGAAGCCTCAGTGAGTAGTGGACATTTACAACAAACTTTAATTATTGCCGCAGTCCAACAAGCGCGAGTTTTACGAGATATTTTATTACAAAAGTCCGCCGCAGCCCTACAGTCCCCCGGTAGCAAAATTTGGCAAGAAGTTGTAGACGCAACTGTACTCCTAGCTGGAGTAATTGGGGGACTCGGTGGGGCGCAATGTCGCACGGTTGCCGCCCATGCAGTCCATAATGGCTTAACCCATATTTCTGGACATGGGAGCATTCATGGGGAAAAGGTCGCTTATGGTATCCTGGTACAACTGCGGTTAGAAGAAATGATCCAAGGAAATCAATTAGCAGCGTCAGCAAGACAACAATTGTTGAAGTTCTATGCAGAGATTGGACTACCCCAAAAATTAGCAGATTTGGGACTAGGTAATATCACTTTGGGTGAGTTACAAACAGCAGCGGAAATTAGTTTAGAACCTAATTCGGATATCCACCGTCTACCGTTTAATGTAGCGTTGGAACAATTGATGGCCGCAATGGTTTCTACCACTGCACCAATAGATATTAATCGTGTTTCCACCAGGGGAATAAGTGACGAGGTGAAGGAATGA
- the psbA gene encoding photosystem II q(b) protein — MTTTLQQRESANVWSRFCEWITSTDNRLYIGWFGVIMIPTLLSAIACFVIAFIAAPPVDIDGIREPVAGSLLYGNNIISGAVVPSSNAIGLHFYPIWEAASLDEWLYNGGPYQLVVFHFLIGVFCYLGREWELSYRLGMRPWICLAFSAPVAAATAVFLIYPIGQGSFSDGMPLGISGTFNFMIVFQAEHNILMHPFHMLGVAGVFGGSLFSAMHGSLVTSSLVKETTENESQNYGYKFGQEEETYNIVAAHGYFGRLIFQYASFNNSRQLHFLLAAWPVIGIWFTALGISTMAFNLNGFNFNQSIMDSQGRVIATWADVINRANLGMEVMHERNAHNFPLDLAAADVAPVALSSPAING, encoded by the coding sequence ATGACAACCACCTTACAACAGCGCGAAAGTGCTAACGTATGGAGCCGCTTCTGTGAGTGGATCACAAGCACCGACAACCGTTTATATATCGGCTGGTTCGGCGTAATCATGATCCCCACCCTCCTATCTGCGATCGCTTGCTTCGTAATTGCATTCATCGCCGCTCCTCCAGTTGACATTGATGGTATCCGCGAACCAGTTGCAGGTTCTTTACTCTACGGAAACAACATTATTTCCGGCGCAGTAGTTCCTTCCTCCAACGCTATCGGTTTACACTTCTACCCAATTTGGGAAGCTGCTTCCTTAGACGAGTGGTTGTATAACGGCGGTCCTTACCAGTTGGTAGTATTCCACTTCCTGATCGGCGTATTCTGCTACCTCGGTCGTGAATGGGAACTTTCTTACCGCTTAGGTATGCGTCCTTGGATTTGCCTAGCCTTCTCTGCTCCTGTAGCAGCAGCAACCGCAGTATTCTTGATCTACCCAATTGGTCAAGGTTCATTCTCTGACGGTATGCCTTTAGGTATCTCTGGAACATTCAACTTCATGATCGTGTTCCAAGCTGAACACAACATCTTGATGCACCCCTTCCATATGTTAGGTGTAGCTGGTGTCTTCGGTGGTTCCTTGTTCTCCGCAATGCACGGTTCTTTGGTTACTTCTTCCTTGGTTAAAGAAACAACCGAAAACGAATCACAAAACTACGGTTACAAATTCGGTCAAGAAGAAGAAACCTATAACATCGTAGCTGCTCACGGTTACTTTGGTCGCCTGATTTTCCAATACGCTTCCTTCAACAACAGCCGTCAACTACACTTCTTACTCGCTGCATGGCCTGTAATTGGTATCTGGTTCACAGCATTGGGTATCAGCACCATGGCGTTCAACTTGAACGGTTTCAACTTCAACCAATCCATCATGGATTCTCAAGGTCGTGTTATCGCTACCTGGGCTGACGTAATCAACCGCGCTAACTTAGGTATGGAAGTAATGCACGAGCGCAACGCTCACAACTTCCCCCTAGACTTGGCTGCTGCTGATGTTGCTCCTGTTGCTTTGAGCTCTCCTGCAATCAACGGTTAA
- the cofG gene encoding 7,8-didemethyl-8-hydroxy-5-deazariboflavin synthase subunit CofG: protein MPVFRQNIVTYSPAYTIVPTYECFNRCTYCNFRTEPGKSPWLTLGAAKQIFLQLKNQNVCEILILSGEVHPHSARREAWFERIYDLCALALEMGFLPHTNVGPLSWAEMQKLKTVNVSMGLMLEQLTPQLLNTVHRHAPSKLPQVRSQQLQWAGELKIPFTTGLLLGIGETEADWWETLTAISESHAHYYHIQEVILQPHSPGTVQTFDAPPFNPQQLPAVIAKAREILPADITIQIPPNLVEDENWLLACIAAGARDLGGISPKDEVNPDYPHLQEQELRNILESRGWELVPRLPLYPQFDDWLSAGLQQQVQEWRERFKL, encoded by the coding sequence ATGCCTGTATTTCGTCAAAATATTGTCACCTATAGTCCCGCCTATACTATCGTTCCTACTTATGAATGCTTTAATCGCTGTACATACTGCAATTTCCGCACAGAACCGGGTAAAAGTCCTTGGTTGACTCTTGGGGCTGCTAAACAGATTTTTTTACAACTTAAAAATCAAAATGTCTGTGAAATCCTGATTTTGAGTGGGGAGGTCCATCCCCATTCAGCCAGACGGGAAGCTTGGTTTGAACGAATTTATGATTTGTGTGCATTAGCATTGGAAATGGGATTTTTACCCCATACCAACGTTGGTCCACTAAGTTGGGCAGAAATGCAAAAACTAAAAACTGTGAATGTGTCAATGGGGTTAATGTTGGAGCAGTTAACACCACAACTATTAAATACAGTCCATCGTCATGCACCGAGTAAATTGCCCCAAGTGCGATCGCAACAATTACAATGGGCAGGAGAGCTAAAAATCCCCTTCACTACAGGATTACTTTTAGGAATAGGAGAAACAGAAGCAGATTGGTGGGAAACTTTAACAGCTATTTCCGAATCTCATGCACATTACTATCATATTCAAGAGGTAATTCTTCAACCCCACAGCCCTGGAACTGTGCAAACCTTTGACGCACCACCATTTAACCCCCAGCAATTACCGGCAGTTATCGCTAAAGCACGGGAAATTTTACCAGCAGACATTACAATTCAGATTCCCCCCAATTTAGTTGAAGATGAAAATTGGTTACTTGCTTGTATAGCCGCTGGAGCGAGGGATTTAGGAGGAATAAGTCCCAAGGATGAAGTTAATCCTGATTATCCCCATTTACAGGAACAGGAACTCAGAAATATTTTAGAGTCTAGAGGCTGGGAGTTAGTACCACGTTTACCACTGTATCCCCAGTTTGACGACTGGTTGAGTGCAGGGTTACAACAGCAGGTACAAGAATGGCGAGAAAGATTTAAGCTCTAG
- a CDS encoding Ycf51 family protein gives MPNTANFLQYTQWSGIATIVFAVLTILAFILKWGFRFRLVGATGFMLVLTGGLFSLSLVPLSRTIIPGAVKYTLVYDNGSNQTVIAITPEITPTELEATLRQAASNLYSYGRLGTGGSKEMIVRARTIIHPEIGLSVPLYLGQINRTLVSREDPEMVVEVYLDKFASLPKPTAS, from the coding sequence ATGCCTAATACCGCTAATTTTCTCCAATATACCCAATGGTCAGGTATTGCGACAATAGTATTTGCAGTTCTGACAATCTTGGCTTTCATACTCAAATGGGGCTTTCGCTTTCGATTGGTGGGTGCAACTGGCTTTATGCTGGTACTGACAGGGGGGTTATTTTCACTTTCCCTTGTTCCCCTGAGTCGTACAATTATTCCTGGTGCTGTCAAGTACACCCTAGTTTATGACAACGGTTCTAACCAAACAGTAATTGCGATCACCCCAGAAATTACTCCCACAGAATTAGAAGCCACTTTACGTCAAGCAGCTAGTAACCTTTATTCCTATGGTCGCTTAGGTACTGGTGGTAGCAAGGAAATGATAGTCCGCGCTCGCACCATTATCCACCCAGAAATAGGGTTATCTGTACCGCTGTACTTGGGTCAAATAAATCGCACTTTGGTCAGTCGTGAAGACCCAGAAATGGTGGTAGAAGTTTATTTAGACAAGTTTGCTTCCTTACCAAAACCTACAGCTTCATAG
- a CDS encoding YajQ family cyclic di-GMP-binding protein, with protein sequence MAASFSFDIVSDFDRQELVNTIDQVTRDVKSRYDLKDTQTTIELGEEKITIGTDSDFTLESVHTILREKAAKRNLSQKIFEFGKIESASGNRVRQEITLKKGISQEIAKQISKLIRDEIKKVQSSIQGDAVRVTAKSKDDLQLVIQRLKQEDFPVALQFTNYR encoded by the coding sequence ATGGCTGCTTCTTTTTCTTTTGATATCGTCAGCGACTTTGATAGACAAGAATTAGTTAATACTATTGATCAAGTCACAAGAGACGTTAAAAGCCGTTACGATCTTAAAGATACTCAAACCACAATTGAATTAGGTGAGGAAAAAATCACCATTGGCACTGACAGCGACTTTACCTTAGAGTCTGTCCATACTATCCTGCGAGAAAAAGCCGCCAAGCGTAATCTTTCCCAGAAAATTTTTGAATTTGGCAAAATCGAATCTGCCAGCGGCAACCGTGTCCGTCAAGAAATCACTCTCAAAAAAGGCATCAGTCAAGAAATTGCCAAACAAATTTCTAAATTGATTCGAGACGAAATTAAAAAGGTGCAATCTTCGATTCAAGGTGACGCTGTCCGAGTAACAGCTAAATCAAAAGATGATTTACAACTGGTGATTCAACGTCTTAAACAAGAAGATTTCCCAGTTGCCTTGCAATTTACCAATTATCGGTAG
- a CDS encoding aspartate aminotransferase, whose product MSLSWMSPAERIQKLPPYVFARLDELKAKAREQGLDLIDLGMGNPDGPTPQPVIEAAMAALQNPANHGYPPFEGTASFRKAITQWYNRRYGVTLDPDSEALPLLGSKEGLGHLAIAYINPGDTVLVPSPSYPVHFRGPIIAGGVIHNLILKEENNWLIDLAAIPEEVARKAKILYFNYPSNPTAATAPREFFEEIVAFARKYEILLVHDLCYAELAFDGYQPTSLLEIPGAKEIGVEFHTLSKTYNMAGWRVGFVVGNRHVIQGLRTLKTNLDYGIFSALQTAAETALQLPDSYLHEVQQRYRTRRDFLIDGLGKLGWNIPKTEATMYLWIKCPVGMNSTDFALNVLQQTGVVLTPGNAFGVGGEGYVRISLIADCDRLGEALQRFKEAGICYQSEVSVSA is encoded by the coding sequence ATGAGTTTGAGTTGGATGTCTCCCGCAGAACGGATACAAAAATTGCCGCCTTATGTATTTGCTCGTTTGGATGAATTAAAGGCTAAGGCTAGAGAACAAGGGTTGGATTTAATTGATTTGGGTATGGGTAATCCTGATGGACCTACTCCCCAACCTGTGATAGAAGCGGCTATGGCAGCTTTGCAAAATCCCGCTAATCACGGTTATCCTCCATTTGAAGGAACGGCTAGTTTCCGTAAGGCGATTACTCAATGGTATAATCGCCGTTATGGTGTTACCCTTGATCCTGATAGTGAGGCTTTACCCTTACTCGGTTCTAAGGAAGGTTTGGGACATTTAGCGATCGCCTACATTAATCCTGGTGATACTGTATTAGTACCTTCACCATCTTACCCTGTGCATTTTCGTGGACCGATTATTGCTGGGGGAGTTATCCACAATTTAATTCTCAAGGAAGAAAATAATTGGTTAATTGATTTAGCGGCTATTCCTGAGGAAGTGGCTAGAAAAGCGAAAATTCTCTATTTCAATTATCCTAGTAATCCTACCGCAGCCACAGCCCCCCGCGAATTTTTTGAGGAAATTGTCGCTTTTGCACGGAAGTATGAAATCCTTTTAGTCCATGATTTATGTTATGCAGAATTAGCTTTTGATGGTTATCAACCCACAAGCTTATTAGAAATTCCTGGTGCTAAGGAGATTGGTGTCGAGTTTCACACACTATCTAAAACCTATAATATGGCAGGTTGGCGCGTTGGTTTTGTGGTGGGAAATCGTCACGTTATCCAAGGTTTACGGACTCTGAAAACCAATTTAGATTATGGCATTTTTTCGGCTTTACAAACAGCAGCAGAAACAGCTTTGCAACTTCCTGATTCTTATTTACATGAAGTGCAACAACGTTACCGCACTCGTCGAGATTTTTTAATTGATGGTTTGGGTAAGTTAGGGTGGAATATTCCCAAAACGGAAGCAACTATGTATTTGTGGATAAAATGTCCGGTGGGAATGAATTCTACAGATTTTGCTTTGAATGTTTTACAGCAAACTGGGGTGGTTTTGACTCCTGGAAATGCCTTTGGTGTGGGTGGTGAAGGCTATGTGAGAATTAGTTTAATTGCAGATTGCGATCGCTTGGGGGAAGCTTTACAAAGATTCAAGGAAGCGGGGATTTGCTATCAGTCGGAAGTTTCTGTTTCTGCGTGA
- a CDS encoding AlbA family DNA-binding domain-containing protein — MINSDDILTANDNVIDCRNAFKLQAWDYISKTMRGNVFDALHDSIQEAITYFNRWGNVHNEQWIIENLEILEKDYWGKYIAVINKTVIETADNEDTLDKLLEERKLRRFLTTIRKIGNLQPIAELIKLPESPKLEYKSTLQWDVRQNRKNEDLKFSVLKTIAAFLNSEGGTLIIGVEDDGNIFGLEQDLAILSKRSLDQFEQTIVHLICTYISANFMSLVTIRFETIDSKIVCAVDVRKSDEIVLMKGKDKKLELELYIRAGNTSKPLIDTPEIVEFCLKRSKPSGESY; from the coding sequence ATGATAAATAGTGATGATATCCTCACTGCTAATGATAATGTGATAGATTGTCGGAATGCTTTTAAATTGCAAGCATGGGACTATATTTCTAAAACCATGCGGGGTAATGTTTTTGATGCTCTCCACGATTCTATCCAAGAAGCTATTACTTATTTTAATCGCTGGGGTAATGTCCACAATGAACAGTGGATAATTGAAAATCTGGAAATTTTAGAAAAAGACTATTGGGGTAAATATATTGCAGTCATTAATAAAACTGTAATTGAAACAGCAGATAATGAAGATACCCTCGACAAATTACTTGAGGAACGAAAATTAAGACGGTTTTTAACTACTATTAGAAAAATAGGTAATTTACAACCAATTGCTGAACTTATAAAATTACCGGAAAGTCCGAAACTAGAATACAAAAGCACTTTGCAATGGGATGTTAGACAAAATCGTAAAAATGAGGATTTAAAATTTAGTGTCCTTAAAACTATTGCTGCTTTTCTCAATTCTGAAGGAGGAACTTTAATTATTGGAGTTGAAGATGATGGTAATATTTTTGGATTAGAGCAAGATTTAGCTATTCTTTCTAAACGTTCTTTAGATCAATTTGAGCAGACAATTGTACACCTGATTTGTACGTACATTAGTGCTAATTTTATGTCATTAGTTACAATTCGATTTGAGACAATAGATAGTAAAATAGTTTGTGCAGTTGATGTCAGAAAGTCAGATGAAATCGTGTTAATGAAAGGTAAAGATAAAAAATTAGAACTAGAACTCTACATTCGCGCTGGTAACACTTCTAAGCCTCTTATTGATACTCCAGAAATAGTAGAGTTTTGTTTAAAACGGAGTAAACCGTCAGGAGAAAGTTATTAG
- the hpsJ-B gene encoding hormogonium polysaccharide biosynthesis protein HpsJ — MTTSIPSRTTSFLLQLIGIICILFFSLDFLFLLFPLQLTDKLWQINLCRSLVDQGIVPLLGLGAILTAYWVDRSSESSRSSSSGLKLPIFILSSLLGLIFLLIFPLHLSNVNQVKEEGLARIEKEAEQSENQVKSQLAQLQNQLGNDQVKASVEKQRAALKEQLRTQLNELVKDEQKYNQALNNNQLPEAQKDLLKQYKTNLNSLDDFIAQQTDPEQLAKQRISQIQTQAQQQLQKTQEDAWKELRTGINTLLLSIGYIVIGWRGLRGMGVSKSGSSSLSTRK; from the coding sequence ATGACTACTAGTATACCCTCTAGGACGACATCCTTCTTGCTCCAGTTAATAGGTATCATCTGCATATTGTTTTTTTCTCTAGACTTTCTATTTTTATTATTCCCTTTACAACTTACAGATAAACTCTGGCAGATAAACCTGTGCAGAAGTCTTGTAGATCAGGGTATTGTACCATTGCTTGGTCTAGGAGCGATTCTAACTGCATACTGGGTTGATAGATCTAGTGAAAGTAGTCGTTCCTCGTCCTCTGGACTAAAATTGCCAATTTTTATCCTATCTAGTTTGTTAGGACTAATATTTTTGCTGATTTTTCCCCTACATCTCAGTAACGTCAATCAAGTAAAGGAAGAGGGGTTAGCACGGATTGAGAAAGAAGCGGAACAGTCAGAAAACCAAGTTAAAAGTCAATTAGCACAACTCCAAAATCAACTTGGTAATGATCAGGTAAAAGCATCTGTAGAGAAACAACGGGCTGCATTAAAAGAGCAACTCAGAACCCAGCTAAATGAACTGGTTAAGGATGAACAGAAGTATAATCAGGCACTTAATAATAACCAATTACCAGAGGCACAGAAGGATTTACTGAAGCAGTATAAAACAAATCTTAACTCTCTTGATGATTTCATCGCCCAGCAAACAGACCCTGAACAACTAGCAAAGCAGAGAATTAGCCAAATTCAGACTCAAGCACAACAACAGTTGCAAAAAACCCAGGAAGATGCCTGGAAGGAATTGCGAACTGGTATTAATACTTTATTGTTGTCAATTGGTTACATCGTCATCGGGTGGAGAGGATTAAGAGGTATGGGTGTTTCCAAAAGTGGTTCTAGTAGTCTGTCAACCAGAAAATGA
- the dcd gene encoding dCTP deaminase encodes MAQKGMISPFESSLIRKLQPDSSQLPQPVISYGLSSYGYDIRLSGSEFRIFRHIPGTVIDPKNFNPQNLESTQLHTDESGSYFILPAHSYGLGVALEKLEVPANITVICIGKSTYARCGIIANLTPAEAAWRGHLTLEFSNSSSADCRIYANEGVVQLLFLEGEPCAVSYETRRGKYQDQLEIVTIARV; translated from the coding sequence ATGGCTCAAAAAGGCATGATTTCGCCTTTTGAATCGAGTTTAATTCGTAAATTGCAACCTGATTCATCTCAGCTTCCGCAACCTGTAATTAGTTACGGACTTTCTTCTTACGGCTATGATATCCGGCTTTCTGGCTCTGAATTTCGCATTTTTCGTCACATTCCCGGTACTGTTATTGATCCTAAAAACTTTAATCCCCAAAATCTAGAGTCTACCCAGTTACATACAGATGAAAGTGGTAGCTATTTTATCTTACCTGCTCATTCTTATGGTTTAGGTGTGGCTCTGGAAAAGCTTGAAGTTCCAGCCAATATTACAGTAATTTGCATTGGTAAATCTACTTATGCAAGATGTGGTATAATAGCTAATTTAACACCTGCTGAAGCGGCATGGAGAGGACATCTTACTTTAGAATTTTCTAATTCTTCCAGCGCTGACTGTCGTATTTATGCTAATGAAGGTGTGGTGCAATTGCTATTTTTAGAGGGTGAACCCTGTGCTGTTAGTTATGAAACTCGCAGAGGTAAATATCAAGATCAGTTAGAGATTGTTACAATAGCTAGAGTTTAA
- a CDS encoding UPF0175 family protein has translation MSKLILEIPDQVTEGLRLPPDERLHRIRTELAIRLYQKGILSFGKARELSQLSKWEFHELLGQENIDRSYDLEELETDLETLEILS, from the coding sequence ATGAGTAAACTAATCTTAGAAATTCCTGATCAAGTAACTGAGGGATTACGTCTACCTCCTGATGAACGTCTGCATCGCATCCGCACTGAATTAGCAATTAGACTTTATCAAAAAGGGATTCTTTCTTTTGGGAAAGCCCGTGAATTGTCGCAATTAAGCAAATGGGAATTTCATGAGTTATTGGGACAAGAAAATATTGATCGTAGTTATGATTTAGAAGAGTTAGAAACAGATTTAGAGACATTAGAAATATTATCATGA
- a CDS encoding P-loop NTPase family protein: MVAQLETPGLNSTLSVPYSVEGLIQVFTNSQRSFFTSVMAQALRIAGQGTPVLIVQFLKGGIRQGHERPTQMGQHLDWIRCDLPRYINTSDLDAAEIQALQQLWQHTQKVVNEGKYSLLVLDELSLAINFGLIPETEVLEFLSHRPPHVDIILTGSQMPKSLLDVADQITEIRRSHQP; this comes from the coding sequence ATGGTTGCCCAACTAGAAACCCCAGGTCTAAATTCAACCCTCAGCGTACCATATTCCGTAGAAGGACTGATACAAGTTTTTACTAATTCCCAGCGTAGCTTTTTTACCAGCGTGATGGCACAAGCACTGAGAATTGCTGGACAAGGTACACCAGTATTAATAGTCCAATTCCTCAAAGGTGGGATTCGCCAAGGACATGAACGACCCACCCAAATGGGACAACATTTAGATTGGATTCGCTGTGATTTGCCCCGTTATATTAATACTTCAGATTTGGACGCAGCGGAAATTCAAGCTTTGCAACAACTTTGGCAACATACCCAAAAGGTAGTTAATGAAGGTAAGTATTCTTTACTGGTATTAGATGAGTTGAGTTTAGCGATTAATTTCGGTTTAATTCCAGAAACTGAGGTTTTAGAGTTTCTTTCTCACCGTCCTCCTCATGTTGATATTATCCTCACAGGTTCTCAAATGCCAAAGTCTCTTTTAGATGTAGCAGACCAAATTACAGAAATTCGTCGCAGTCATCAACCTTAA
- a CDS encoding MAPEG family protein — protein sequence MSLSLLPVPAIFLYSIVVAAILIYVPYLLVAFARVQIGYDLSAPRAMFDKLPPYAQRATWAHKNSFEGFMVFAAAALMAYVTGVSSIEAVTAAIAFNIARLLYSIFYITNIPLLRSLMFGIASFSSGTLFYLSLMQIK from the coding sequence ATGTCCCTATCTCTGTTACCAGTACCTGCTATTTTTTTATACTCTATTGTCGTCGCGGCTATTCTCATTTATGTACCCTATTTATTAGTAGCTTTTGCTAGAGTGCAGATAGGATATGATCTTTCTGCTCCTCGCGCCATGTTTGATAAGTTGCCACCCTATGCCCAACGGGCAACATGGGCCCACAAAAACTCCTTTGAAGGGTTTATGGTTTTTGCCGCAGCAGCGTTAATGGCGTATGTTACTGGGGTGAGTTCAATTGAAGCAGTAACCGCAGCGATCGCTTTTAATATTGCTCGATTGCTATACTCTATTTTCTATATTACGAATATACCCCTGTTGCGATCGCTCATGTTTGGTATTGCTTCTTTTAGTTCAGGAACTTTGTTTTACCTCAGTCTCATGCAAATTAAATAA
- a CDS encoding glutathione S-transferase family protein, producing the protein MLKLYGGARSRAGIIQWYLEELELPYEFVLLDMKAGEHLQPEFLKINPMGKVPAIVDGDFQLWESGAILLYLAEKYAKTAYSLEEKAIFTQWVLFANSSLGTGIFIEANREREMPRLLTPLNEILTKQPFLLGNDFTVADVAVGSILSYIPIMLKLDLSDYPAIVNYIQSMSERPAFQKSIGGSK; encoded by the coding sequence ATGTTGAAACTTTACGGCGGCGCTCGCAGTCGGGCTGGGATTATCCAGTGGTACTTAGAGGAACTGGAACTTCCTTATGAATTCGTACTGTTAGATATGAAAGCAGGGGAACATCTCCAGCCTGAGTTCCTCAAAATTAACCCTATGGGTAAAGTTCCCGCAATTGTTGATGGTGATTTCCAGCTTTGGGAATCAGGCGCGATTTTGCTTTATTTAGCGGAAAAATACGCTAAAACCGCTTATTCATTAGAAGAAAAAGCCATATTTACCCAGTGGGTATTATTTGCCAACTCTAGTCTAGGAACAGGTATTTTTATAGAAGCCAATCGTGAACGAGAAATGCCACGATTATTGACTCCTTTAAATGAAATTTTGACAAAACAGCCTTTCTTACTGGGTAATGATTTTACCGTTGCTGATGTGGCTGTGGGATCAATCCTCTCCTATATCCCTATTATGCTGAAATTAGATTTGAGTGACTACCCAGCAATTGTGAACTATATTCAGTCAATGTCCGAACGTCCCGCTTTTCAAAAAAGCATCGGGGGAAGTAAGTAA